The Virgibacillus sp. SK37 region TTCCGTAGCTGCCTCCAGATCAATATTGTCAACACCGACTCCAGCACGACCAATGATTTTTAGATTTACTGCTTTCTCAATTAAATCGCGAGTGACCTGTGTTTGGCTTCTTACCAATAATGCATCATAACCAGTAATTCGGATTTTCAACTCTTCAGGTGTCAGGTCTGTAGCAATGTCTGCTGTAAAATCCTCTGAGTGGAGGAGTGGATGGATACCTTCTTCGCTAAGTGGATCGGTGATCAAGACTTTATGTGCCATTTATAAATAACCTCCTGAATTTATAGTTGTTGAATGTATACTTCTTGTGCGGCCTGAATTCCTCGACCTAATGTAATATCTTTTCCTATCTTTTTAATGCCGATCTCTATTAAACTAATGGATTGAAGCACGTCTGCAGGTGAGCAGTAACCCATATGACCAATGCGGAAGATTTCTCCTTTTAAATGTTGTTGGCCACCGGCTACAGTCATTCTGAAATCCTGCTTAATTATATTTCTAAGCTCCTCTGGATTGAAATCCTCTGGTTTTATAGCTGTAACTGTAGGGGAGGCAGCTGGGTCGCTTGTCAAAAGTGGAATATTCATTGCTTTGAATGCTGCTCTTGTCATATTCTTCATTACTTGATGTCTCTGATATACCTTTTCTAACGATTCATTCTCCAATAGTTGCAGCACTTGCTCTAAACCGAATAAAAGAGATACGGCTGGTGTAAAAGGTGTTGAATTTTTTTCCAGGTTATTCCGATACTTTTTTAGGTCCAAATAAAAACGTGGTTGCTTATTTTTCTCTATTATTTTCCATGCGCGATCACTTGCAGCAATAAATGTAAGCCCTGGTGGTAGCATCATTGCTTTTTGAGAGCCTGTTACGATAACGTCGATTCCCCATTCATCCATATTGGTTTCCACTGCACCGATACAAGATACACCATCTACAATAAACAACGCATCCGAATTGGTATGTACTGCTTGGGCTATATCTTTAATTGGATTTAATACCCCGGTAGATGTTTCGCAATAAGTTGCGAACACCGCCTTGATGGATGGATGTTTCTTAAGTAATTCCGCGATTGCTTGAGGATCTGCGGCATTACCCCAACAGACATCGTGTATGTGTGTAGTAATATTGTACTCGTGACAGATTTTGGCGAACCTCTCCCCAAATGCTCCAGTAATAATGACTAATACCTCTTCTCCGGGTTGAACTGTATTTACTACAGCTGTTTCTAAACCTGCAGTTCCACTTCCTGAGAGAATCATTACTTCTTGAGCTGTACCAAATACTGGCTTTAATCTAGGCTTGATGCTTTCTAATAAGTTTTTGGTTTCCTGATCCCTGTGCCCAATCATGGGTTGGTTCATGGCTCGATTCACAGAGGGAGGAATAGGAGTGGGACCTGGTATTCTTAAAATTGTTTGTTCAGCAAGCATACTTTTTATCGGCTCCTTCTTTTTAAAATCCGAACATTTTATCTAGTTTAACTAAAAAAGGTTTGTTAATCATTGTGTTATGTAAATATTTAAAATCATAGCAGAAATAAATATAATGTCAATAAAATATAGAAAATTTAAGATACTTTTTTAATATAGTGTGGATTTTAATTAACCGTAGGGAGGAACATTTAGGATTAGGAGACAGGCAATCTGCATTGAGAAAGATTAAACGGCAGTAAGAGGAAGTGTTTAAGTTCATTTGCATCAACAAAAAAGGTGAACAATCGTATGTTCACCAATTCATTAATAGTCTCTCTTAATCGCAGATTCACTCATATTTATATTATTTACCATTGGTTCATTCGTGGCATCATGGCCCATTTTTAAATCATTATCTGCAATCACAAGTACGCCTCCATTTTCAATTGCATCCACATATTCTTTGGCTTGCTTGTCTGTTACAGCAGAATTTAACAGGCGATCGTGTAAGTGGGGATGTGTACCTGCGTCATTGGAGAAGACTCGTTTTACTTTGTCCATGAAAGTAGGTTCTTCCTCATCGGTAATACTACTTTCAACAGATACATCTGTTCTTTTGTCTAGCTCTTCGAAATCCTCTGTGTTGGCAAATACTGTAATGTTTTCAGATCTATAACCTTTTAATTCCAAGTTGCTTACAAGTCGTATTACTTCATCATTTGCTTGGAAAGGACCAAAAACTTCCTTGCCCATATTTAACCTCCTATCCTAAGAAAAAATACCTATACAAGTAACTTCCCAACGCTAAGCAATTTAAAACGTGGGAAACTATGAAGTAATCGAATTTTCTCTTATGAAAGGAGCATTGAGCAAATTTTATACTCCCATATTTTTTTGCTATCATAATAGAAGGTTTTTTTCTATCGTTTAAGCTTTTAAACGATAACTTAAATTATGCTGCTTTAATGTTTTGTCTTTGCCAAACAAAAAGTGCTTTTCCATATCAGGTGAGTATTTGGAGTTAATGGTTTCAACACCGACTGCTTCTGCAACAGCTCGAAGCATTGCCGGAGATGCACCACAACATAAGCCAATATAATTAACGCCCAGATCGTTTGCTTCCTTCGCCCATTCTGCCAACTCATAACGGTTATGATAAAGTGGATCTAAAGCTGTTGGGAATGTAGTCTCTAAAGGCAAATGACAGCTACAGCCCCCATCTGGCAAGTTAAAAAAGGTTGGATGTTCTTCTGAAGTACGGTATGGAATTGGCAATGCTCCAACATAGCCATCTACATTTTTTCTGATATCAACTATATATGGTTGCATAGTGTGTGGCCCACGGAAACAGTTCATTCCTACAACCAATGCCCCTTTTTCGGAAAGAAGTCGGCATGCTTCTTCTACGGTATACCCATCACGGAGAATGTTTTCGCCCATTAAACCGAATGTAATAACAGCAGGCAAGCCTTGCTTTTTAATTTCCTCTAAAGCAATCAGAGCTTCTTCATAATAGTAGAACGTTTCCCCGTTAACGAAATCTACACCTTCTTCTTTGCACCATTGAACCATTTCTGCAAATATTTCCCGAACCTTTTCTTTTGATTCAAGGTCATTCTGGTCAAATAAGTTTGTATTGGAGATATTTCCTCCTACCAGCGCTTCTTCGATTGGATGCTCCTTGGCTACTTCTTTAGCAAGACGGATTGCATTTCTGTTTAATGGTTCCAGTAAATCTTCCTTACCAATAATTCGCATCTTTTCTCGGTGGGCATTGTATGTAAATGCCAGAACAATGTCAGAACCTGCATTCATATAGTCGCGGTAAGCCTGTTTTAAAGCTTCTGGGTGGTCCAAGGCGACTTCCGGAACAAAAGAGCCAGCCTGTAAATACCCTCTTCTTTCCAGTTCAAATAAGTAACCTTCACCAGCAATGACTGTCCCATCTTGTAGACGTTGATCTAAACTTCTTTTCATTTTGTTTCCTCCTCTTTTTATTGTGTGAACAAAAAAAGCCCCTTCTTTACATAAGAAGAGGCTTTTGTCACTAAAATAATGTTTCTCCTCTTATCTTCAAGCATGTAATATGCTTCTGGAATTGGCACAGTACTCCATAAGTCTGTTGCCGAGGCTTCGTTGGGCCAGTCCCTCCACCTCTCTGGATAAGAAATCTAAATATTCAATTTGATATTAAATAATAACATACAGGAGAAGGTAAACAATGTCAAGTAGATTTTATAATATTCTGCTTTTAAGGTGTAGTTCAGTTTCTTTTATACATCGAAATTATAGTCTACAATATGAAGTATAATTTAATCCTTATATTGCCGTACATTTCCTTGAAAAAGGAAACTTTTATGTTAACAATACGTATGTAAGGATAGACGAATACAAGGAGGAAAAACATGGAAAGTTATAAACCAGCAGGATTTTGGATTCGTTTTTTGGCAAATTTAGTTGATGGAGTTATTATTTCCATACTAGCATTAATTATCGCAGTCATTATAGGTGATGAGACGTTCTTTCAGGGAGAAACCACAGAAGATTCCATATCGGAAGGAATATCAACTTTATTGTATTCCGTAGTATTCATTATACTATTTACGGCAAGCAAATTTCGTGGATCTCTTGGAAAGATGGTTTGTCAAATACAAGTTTTAAATCAAGATATGACACAGATTAGTATATTAAAATCCATTGGAAGATATTTTTCTTATATTCTGTCGGCTATCCCGTTTATGCTTGGCTTTATTGTTGCAGGTTTTACGGAAAATAAAAAAGCGCTCCATGATTTCATTTGTGGAACGAGGGTAGTGTACAGGAATAAATAATTTAGATACCAGTGTAAAAATTTATGATGGGGGGCAACTATTACATGAATTTTGTATCAATAGATTTTGAAACAGCGAATGAGAAGCGACATAGCCCTTGCGCAGTAGGTCTTGTAGTTGCCAATGAACACCAAATAATTGATGAATTTTATAGTTTGATAAATCCTATGATGTCTTTTAGTGGCTTTAATATAGGTGTTCACGGAATAACTGAAAATGATGTTCAAGATGCGCCTACCTTTGCGGAATTATGGCCACAATTAAATAGCTACCTATCCAACAATTTGGTTATTGCACATAATGCCAGCTTTGATATGAGTGTAATTAGAAATACATTAGATTATTTTCAACTTCCATACCCGGAAATGGAATACCTTTGCACAGTGAATATTTCCAAAAAAATCTGGCCACACTTACAAAACCACAAACTGAATACATTAGCTAGCCATCATAAAATTACTTTTGAGCATCATCACGCACTAGAAGACGCTCGCGTAGCTGCAAAAGTTTTTATGAAGGCACTTAATGAACGAAAAGCTGATTCATTGGATAGCTTTTTAAAAATATGCCAAATGAGAAAAGGAAAGATATATGAAAGAGGGTATGTGGCACCAAAGTCTATTTCAACTAAGAAAAGAAGAAGGATATATTTATAAAAGGAGGTTCATAAATGAATAACAAAAGGTGGTTTGCACTTGTTATTGCAATAGGGTTGTTTGTTGTCTCTATTGTAGTCCAATTATCTACAAGTGTTGCGACAACCAATTTTGACCAGATGTTTAATTTTGAAGATAATCAACTATCGGAAACTGTAATAGAAGAAGGTGCAGTAGATAAAAAAATAGCTGTCTTGCATTTAGAAGGTGTGATTCAGGATGCTTCCGGAGGCTCTCTAATAAATGCGAATGTTTATAACCATAAGCGGTTTTTGGATACACTTGAACAAGCAGGAGAGGATTCGTCGGTAAAGGGTATTATTATCCGGGTTAATTCCCCTGGAGGTGGCGTTGTAGAAAGTGCGGAAATTCATGATAAAATTGTAGATATTCAAAATACATATCAAAAGCCTGTGTATGTATCGATGGGAAATACAGCTGCTTCAGGAGGCTATTATATCTCAGCTCCTGCTGATAAAATTGTCGCACATCCTGCTACATTAACCGGTTCTATCGGTGTTATTATGGAAAGTTTTAACTTTGCTGAATTTGCGGAAGAACATGGGATTAATTTCAATACAATTAAAAGTGGGAAATACAAGGACATCATGTCTTCCAGTAGAAAAATGACAGACGATGAGCGTGACATTCTTCAAACTATGATTGATGACTTATATGGTGACTTTGTTGACGTTATAGTGGAAGGCAGAGAGATGAAAGAACAGAGGGTAAGGGAAATTGGAGACGGTCGTGTTTATACAGGATCCCAAGCGAAAGAGATTAATCTCGTGGATGATTTGGGGACATTGGACGACACGATTGCTTTGATGAAAAAAGACAATCAACTTGGTAAAGCGTCTGTTATTGAATATGAAAAAGGTTTACCTTTTAACCAATTTTTAAGTGGGACAATGCAAAGTATGCTTGGTACAGAAAAAGATCTTTTCGGAATTCAAGAATTCCTAAGACAATCCAATGGACCAAGAGCAATGTATTTATATTCAGAATAAGGAGGTGCAGTCATAATGGAAGAGGCAAACGAATTCTCTTTGGCTGATCAACCAGTGGTTAGGTATGCTGGCTTTTGGATGCGGTTCTGGGCATACCTGGCAGATCTTCTCATCGTATTTAGTGTGACTGGCATCCTGCTTAGTCCGTTTAAATTTCTGGAGGGAGCTCCTTTTGATATTGGTTTTTGGACAGTGACAGGTATTTTGGGTTCCTTGATTTTTTATATTTATTTTTTGTTGATGACCAAGGTATATAATCAAACGTTAGGAAAGATGATTTTTGGCATCAAAGTGATACGTGAAGATCGCCAGCGTCTATTATGGAGTGACCTCTTATTTAGAGAGGTTGTAGGAAGATTTCTTCACCGTGTATTCTTTTTCACGTTTCTGCTCTATATTGTCGTAGCATTTTCTCCGGAAAAGCAAGGTGTGCATGACAGAATTGGAAATACGAGAGTAATCATTGAAGAATGAATAAGGATAAACAAAGGTAGTCTGCAAAGGCTACCTTTGT contains the following coding sequences:
- a CDS encoding alanine--glyoxylate aminotransferase family protein; translated protein: MLAEQTILRIPGPTPIPPSVNRAMNQPMIGHRDQETKNLLESIKPRLKPVFGTAQEVMILSGSGTAGLETAVVNTVQPGEEVLVIITGAFGERFAKICHEYNITTHIHDVCWGNAADPQAIAELLKKHPSIKAVFATYCETSTGVLNPIKDIAQAVHTNSDALFIVDGVSCIGAVETNMDEWGIDVIVTGSQKAMMLPPGLTFIAASDRAWKIIEKNKQPRFYLDLKKYRNNLEKNSTPFTPAVSLLFGLEQVLQLLENESLEKVYQRHQVMKNMTRAAFKAMNIPLLTSDPAASPTVTAIKPEDFNPEELRNIIKQDFRMTVAGGQQHLKGEIFRIGHMGYCSPADVLQSISLIEIGIKKIGKDITLGRGIQAAQEVYIQQL
- a CDS encoding general stress protein — its product is MGKEVFGPFQANDEVIRLVSNLELKGYRSENITVFANTEDFEELDKRTDVSVESSITDEEEPTFMDKVKRVFSNDAGTHPHLHDRLLNSAVTDKQAKEYVDAIENGGVLVIADNDLKMGHDATNEPMVNNINMSESAIKRDY
- a CDS encoding homocysteine S-methyltransferase family protein, whose product is MKRSLDQRLQDGTVIAGEGYLFELERRGYLQAGSFVPEVALDHPEALKQAYRDYMNAGSDIVLAFTYNAHREKMRIIGKEDLLEPLNRNAIRLAKEVAKEHPIEEALVGGNISNTNLFDQNDLESKEKVREIFAEMVQWCKEEGVDFVNGETFYYYEEALIALEEIKKQGLPAVITFGLMGENILRDGYTVEEACRLLSEKGALVVGMNCFRGPHTMQPYIVDIRKNVDGYVGALPIPYRTSEEHPTFFNLPDGGCSCHLPLETTFPTALDPLYHNRYELAEWAKEANDLGVNYIGLCCGASPAMLRAVAEAVGVETINSKYSPDMEKHFLFGKDKTLKQHNLSYRLKA
- a CDS encoding RDD family protein, translated to MESYKPAGFWIRFLANLVDGVIISILALIIAVIIGDETFFQGETTEDSISEGISTLLYSVVFIILFTASKFRGSLGKMVCQIQVLNQDMTQISILKSIGRYFSYILSAIPFMLGFIVAGFTENKKALHDFICGTRVVYRNK
- a CDS encoding 3'-5' exonuclease; protein product: MNFVSIDFETANEKRHSPCAVGLVVANEHQIIDEFYSLINPMMSFSGFNIGVHGITENDVQDAPTFAELWPQLNSYLSNNLVIAHNASFDMSVIRNTLDYFQLPYPEMEYLCTVNISKKIWPHLQNHKLNTLASHHKITFEHHHALEDARVAAKVFMKALNERKADSLDSFLKICQMRKGKIYERGYVAPKSISTKKRRRIYL
- the sppA gene encoding signal peptide peptidase SppA, which gives rise to MNNKRWFALVIAIGLFVVSIVVQLSTSVATTNFDQMFNFEDNQLSETVIEEGAVDKKIAVLHLEGVIQDASGGSLINANVYNHKRFLDTLEQAGEDSSVKGIIIRVNSPGGGVVESAEIHDKIVDIQNTYQKPVYVSMGNTAASGGYYISAPADKIVAHPATLTGSIGVIMESFNFAEFAEEHGINFNTIKSGKYKDIMSSSRKMTDDERDILQTMIDDLYGDFVDVIVEGREMKEQRVREIGDGRVYTGSQAKEINLVDDLGTLDDTIALMKKDNQLGKASVIEYEKGLPFNQFLSGTMQSMLGTEKDLFGIQEFLRQSNGPRAMYLYSE
- a CDS encoding RDD family protein — protein: MEEANEFSLADQPVVRYAGFWMRFWAYLADLLIVFSVTGILLSPFKFLEGAPFDIGFWTVTGILGSLIFYIYFLLMTKVYNQTLGKMIFGIKVIREDRQRLLWSDLLFREVVGRFLHRVFFFTFLLYIVVAFSPEKQGVHDRIGNTRVIIEE